A section of the Marmota flaviventris isolate mMarFla1 chromosome 19, mMarFla1.hap1, whole genome shotgun sequence genome encodes:
- the Ccp110 gene encoding centriolar coiled-coil protein of 110 kDa isoform X4 — MEEYEEFYEKTLAGIQEASLSTESFLPAQSESISLIRFHGVAVLSPLLNSEKRKELQQEKQKALDVEARKQVNRKKALLTRVQEILENVQVRKAPNACDFDQWEIETIDSNSEVRNLNVPATFPNGLPSPTEHSTLAKIEKKTGILPLDNEDQCKPNGIDLARDSEGFNSLKQGDRSNISLTENEASPKISSATPQETLVSDGLLATHEEQNPSLWTEVTPDPYIMSLQNLMKQSREYIEREQSRRSLRNSAKRSVNESHSDKENDAVRVSDCVREKAPLMGKHCGSVFPDKPSLNKSNVLLQGASSQASSMTTSPLASFSKVDIPVRTGHPTVSDSESDFKVIPTFITENNVIKSLTGSYAKLPSPEPSLSPKMHRGRSRPSSACHILINNPINACELTSKGKEEAVDIIVSDTDEKTNVPETVPKLPVDLAGICSNQVYVSKNISEAIGDMVVGKSSQVCQSLGNQLENKVTHGLATAEGQLTSDERGTHKMNTSSTVAPKVHEPHAISPCVAGHNFGTVSGLKSASTLEKNSCNLQMELNKSYDVKNPSPLLMQNQNTRQEMDTPMVSCGNEQFLDNSFEKVKRRLDLDIDTLQKENCPYVLTTGIAEQERQHLPEQRYPKGSVYINKNKMLETSTKEGEEILKSKMLAFEEMRKKLEEQHAQQLSLLIAEQEREQERLQKEIEEQEKMLKEKKVISAEVSGLNITNVSELEWRKISDSGLLETMVSQVDSFHTSNLNSSGFTSSALQYSFGSANEVPFYLWGSSTSGMTKLSVTRPFGRAQTGWSQVFNPEVQAKFNRITAVAKGFLTRRLMQTDKLKQLRQTVKDTMEFIRSFQSEAPLKRGIVSAQDASLQERVFAQLRAALYGIHDIFFVMDAAERMSILHHDREVRKEKMLRQMDKMKSPRVALSAATQKSLDRKKYMKAAEMGMPSKKFLVKQNPSETRVLQPNQGQNAPVHRLLSRQG; from the exons ATGGAGGAGTATGAGGAGTTCTATGAAAAAACTCTTGCCGGAATCCAAGAAGCATCACTGTCTACGGAGAGCTTTCTGCCTGCTCAGTCTGAGAGTATTTCACTTATTCGCTTCCATGGAGTGGCTGTGCTTTCTCCACTG CTAAATAGTGAGAAGAGAAAGGAACTACAACAAGAAAAGCAGAAAGCCCTTGATGTAGAAGCCAGAAAGCAGGTTAACAGGAAGAAAGCTTTACTGACTCGTGTGCAGGAGATTCTTGAAAATGTTCAG GTTAGAAAAGCACCTAATGCCTGTGATTTTGATCAATGGGAGATTGAAACCATTGACTCTAATTCAGAAGTCAGAAACTTGAATGTTCCTGCTACATTTCCAAATGGCTTGCCAAGCCCTACTGAACACTCTACTTTAGCAAAGAttgaaaagaaaactggaatttTGCCATTGGATAATGAGGACCAGTGTAAACCTAATGGGATAGACTTAGCTAGAGATTCAGAAGGATTTAATTCTCTGAAGCAGGGTGATAGGTCCAATATTAGTCTCACAGAAAATGAAGCATCTCCGAAGATCTCTTCAGCAACCCCACAGGAGACTCTAGTTTCTGATGGTCTTCTTGCAACACATGAAGAACAGAATCCATCACTCTGGACAGAAGTCACCCCAGATCCATATATAATGAGTCTTCAGAACCTGATGAAACAGTCAAGGGAATATATAGAGAGGGAACAATCTAGACGCAGCCTGAGAAACAGTGCAAAGAGGAGCGTTAACGAGAGTCATTCAGACAAAGAAAATGATGCTGTTAGAGTGAGTGACTGTGTGAGGGAGAAAGCCCCGTTGATGGGCAAACACTGTGGCTCAGTGTTTCCCGACAAACCAAGCCTTAATAAATCAAACGTTCTTCTCCAGGGTGCTTCCTCTCAGGCAAGCAGCATGACTACGTCACCTTTAGCTAGCTTTTCTAAGGTAGACATACCTGTACGAACTGGCCATCCCACTGTTTCAGATTCTGAATCTGATTTTAAAGTCATTCCCACTTTTATTACTGAAAACAATGTTATCAAAAGTCTTACAGGTTCATATGCCAAATTACCTAGTCCAGAGCCAAGTTTGAGTCCTAAAATGCATCGAGGGCGTTCCAGGCCATCATCAGCATGTCATATACTcataaataacccaataaatgcCTGTGAGTTAACctctaaaggaaaagaagaagcagTGGACATAATTGTTTCAGATACTGATGAAAAAACCAATGTACCGGAAACTGTGCCAAAGTTACCAGTTGACTTAGCAGGAATTTGTTCTAACCAGGTTTATGTTAGCAAAAATATATCTGAAGCCATAGGGGATATGGTTGttggtaaatcaagtcaggtatGTCAATCTTTAGGaaatcaattagaaaataaagttacTCATGGACTTGCTACTGCAGAAGGTCAGCTAACATCTGATGAGAGAGGAACACACAAAATGAATACTTCTAGTACTGTAGCACCCAAAGTGCATGAACCACATGCCATCAGTCCGTGCGTAGCAGGTCACAACTTTGGAACTGTGAGTGGTCTCAAGTCAGCCAGTACCTTAGAGAAAAACTCCTGCAATTTACAGATGGAACTGAATAAGTCTTATGATGTAAAAAACCCGTCTCCTTTACTGATGCAAAACCAGAATACCAGACAAGAGATGGACACACCTATGGTGTCCTGTGGAAATGAACAGTTTTTGGATAATAGTTTTGAAAAAGTTAAGCGGAGACTTGATTTAGATATTGATACTTTGCAAAAGGAAAACTGCCCTTATGTCCTAACAACTGGAATAGCTGAACAGGAGAGGCAACATTTGCCAGAACAAAGATACCCTAAGGGATCTGTCTACATTAACAAGAATAAAATGTTAGAAACCAGTACCAAAG AAGGTGAGGAGATACTAAAAAGCAAGATGTTAGCTTTTGAAGAAATGCGGAAGAAATTAGAAGAACAGCATGCCCAACAGTTATCACTCCTCATAGCTGAGCAGGAAAGAGAACAGGAAAGGCTGCAAAAG GAAATagaagaacaggagaaaatgttaaaagagaagaaggtgatttcAGCAGAAGTCTCTGGATTGAACATTACCAATGTATCAGAGTTAGAATGGAGGAAAATAAGCGACTCTGGCTTGCTAGAAACAATGGTGTCTCAAGTGGACTCATTCCATACTTCAAATTTGAATAGTtctg GTTTCACAAGTTCTGCTTTACAATATAGCTTTGGTTCTGCAAATGAAGTACCATTCTACCTCTGGGGATCATCAACTAGTGGTATGACCAAACTCTCAGTTACAAGGCCTTTTGGAAGGGCCCAAACTGGATGGTCTCAG GTTTTTAACCCAGAAGTACAAGCAAAATTTAATAGAATAACTGCCGTGGCAAAAGGATTTCTTACTCGTAGGCTTATGCAGACAGATAAGCTGAAGCAGCTTCGACAGACTGTAAAA gatACTATGGAATTCATAAGAAGCTTCCAGTCAGAAGCACCATTAAAGAGAGGCATTGTTTCAGCACAAGATGCATCCCTTCAGGAGAGGGTATTCGCGCAG CTGCGAGCTGCCCTGTATGGCATTCATGACATATTCTTTGTAATGGATGCAGCTGAAAGAATGTCTATTCTACATCATGATCGAGAAGTTCGCAAAGAGAAAATGCTCAGGCAAATG gataaaatgaaaagtCCCCGAGTGGCTCTTTCAGCTGCAACACAGAAGTCTCTTGACAGGAAGAAGTATATGAA AGCTGCAGAAATGGGAATGCCAAGTAAGAAATTTCTGGTTAAACAAAATCCTTCTGAAACAAG AGTCCTTCAGCCAAACCAAGGACAGAATGCACCTGTTCATAGGCTACTTAGTAGACAAGGGTAA